In Streptomyces capitiformicae, one genomic interval encodes:
- a CDS encoding type II toxin-antitoxin system death-on-curing family toxin — MTRFLTPQELLQIAQTLPGDPACLDLGVLDAVCARVQAHYMGRDVYASDWLKAAAMLETIALHEPLEAKNEFFAWLVAETFLNTNGVTLDYEPEEALALVMRSKHKGARVQEVAAQLRAWSTG; from the coding sequence GTGACCCGGTTCCTCACCCCGCAAGAGCTTTTGCAGATCGCGCAGACCCTCCCGGGCGACCCGGCCTGTCTCGACCTGGGCGTGCTGGACGCCGTGTGCGCCCGGGTCCAGGCCCACTACATGGGCCGCGACGTGTACGCGAGCGACTGGCTCAAGGCCGCGGCCATGCTGGAGACCATCGCGCTGCACGAGCCGCTGGAGGCGAAGAACGAGTTCTTCGCCTGGCTGGTCGCCGAGACGTTCCTCAACACCAACGGCGTCACACTGGACTACGAGCCGGAAGAAGCCCTCGCGCTCGTCATGCGCTCCAAGCACAAGGGCGCCCGCGTCCAGGAGGTCGCCGCGCAGCTGCGCGCCTGGTCCACCGGCTAA
- a CDS encoding type II toxin-antitoxin system TacA family antitoxin, which yields MDQNGSQVPPFEPEEYARVEAAANIVGKSPEDFVRDAALKAADDPFLKALGRTRDRVVPQLAEVFATQDTSAADTSTAAWPDPAPLGSRDLHEFPRHGHAA from the coding sequence ATGGACCAGAACGGATCCCAGGTGCCGCCCTTCGAGCCGGAGGAGTACGCGCGCGTGGAGGCGGCCGCCAACATCGTCGGCAAGTCTCCCGAGGACTTCGTCCGCGACGCGGCGCTCAAGGCTGCTGATGACCCGTTCCTCAAGGCCCTCGGCCGGACCCGCGACCGCGTCGTACCGCAGCTCGCCGAGGTCTTCGCCACCCAGGACACCAGCGCCGCCGACACCAGCACGGCCGCGTGGCCTGACCCCGCGCCCCTGGGCAGCCGTGACCTGCACGAGTTCCCGCGGCACGGTCACGCCGCGTGA
- a CDS encoding IS256 family transposase — translation MALSQHDLLRLLESLRSADGLELVRSVAERMLQELIEAEATARIGAEWNEHTETRTALRNGHRDKTLSTQAGDLDLAIPKLRSGSFFPALLERRRRIDQALYAVIMEAYVHGVSTRSVDDLVKALGAETGISKSEVSRICQDLDSQLTAFRARPLDHVRFPYVYLDATYCKARVEHQIVSRAVVIATGITEEGGREVLGVMVGDSETEVFWTEFLRSLRERGLTGVRLVIGDHHLGLVKAIRKVMLGAAYQRCRVHFLRNVFSVINKEAAEMAAATIRTIFAQPTADAVRTQLDTVADMLGKQFPKVKDMLLEAKDDLTAFAAFPERHWKKIQSTNPLERINREVKRRTDVVQVFPNDDALLRLVTAVLFELHDEWIAFPRRYLPEGSMDRLYPSERPESAPALPNTTNTTAG, via the coding sequence ATGGCCCTGTCTCAGCATGACTTACTCCGGCTGCTTGAGTCACTACGTTCGGCGGACGGGCTCGAACTCGTCCGCAGTGTGGCTGAGCGGATGCTCCAGGAGCTGATCGAGGCCGAGGCCACGGCCCGGATCGGCGCGGAATGGAACGAGCACACCGAGACGCGCACCGCGCTTCGCAACGGCCACCGCGACAAGACGCTCAGCACGCAGGCCGGCGACCTGGACCTCGCGATCCCCAAGCTGCGGTCGGGGAGCTTCTTCCCCGCGCTGCTGGAGCGCCGCCGCCGCATCGACCAGGCCCTGTATGCGGTGATCATGGAGGCGTATGTCCACGGCGTGTCCACGCGGTCGGTCGACGACCTGGTCAAGGCCCTCGGCGCGGAGACTGGGATATCCAAGAGTGAGGTCTCGCGGATCTGCCAGGACCTGGACAGCCAGCTGACCGCGTTCCGCGCCCGGCCCCTGGACCACGTCCGCTTCCCGTACGTCTATCTGGACGCGACCTACTGCAAGGCGCGGGTCGAGCACCAGATCGTGTCCCGCGCCGTGGTGATCGCCACCGGGATCACCGAGGAGGGCGGCCGGGAGGTGCTGGGCGTGATGGTCGGCGACAGTGAGACCGAGGTGTTCTGGACCGAGTTCCTGCGTTCCTTGCGCGAACGAGGTCTGACCGGGGTCCGGCTCGTCATCGGCGACCACCACTTGGGACTGGTCAAAGCCATCCGCAAGGTCATGCTCGGGGCCGCCTACCAGCGTTGCAGGGTGCACTTCCTGCGCAACGTGTTCAGCGTGATCAACAAGGAAGCGGCCGAGATGGCCGCCGCCACGATCCGCACGATCTTCGCCCAGCCCACCGCCGATGCGGTCCGCACCCAGCTCGACACCGTCGCCGACATGCTCGGCAAGCAGTTCCCCAAGGTCAAAGACATGCTGCTGGAGGCGAAGGACGACCTGACGGCCTTCGCCGCCTTCCCGGAGCGACATTGGAAGAAGATCCAGTCCACCAACCCGCTGGAACGGATCAACCGCGAGGTCAAGCGCCGCACCGACGTCGTCCAGGTCTTCCCCAACGACGACGCGCTCCTGCGGCTGGTCACCGCCGTGCTCTTCGAGCTGCACGACGAATGGATCGCCTTCCCCCGCCGCTACCTGCCCGAGGGAAGCATGGACCGGCTCTACCCCTCCGAGCGCCCCGAAAGCGCCCCCGCGCTACCCAACACCACCAACACGACCGCCGGATGA